From the Ammospiza caudacuta isolate bAmmCau1 chromosome 24, bAmmCau1.pri, whole genome shotgun sequence genome, one window contains:
- the LOC131567553 gene encoding basic proline-rich protein-like, with translation MPRVPSLPRHWHQHRDRDRLRPGTALGTARGSQHQPRPLTEGVPRSLLRDHPPGDRDRLWHRPGLPAPAPAPHRGVPGVFFATASGETGTGSGPPPGSSPDPRHRLRDRPRGRLPFPGTTTDRRYCPRDRPEIFGITPRFLRSTLAPPAGLLPNPRYLPGPGDPSGSASETPPDLRDAPPINSTARFHPRSPVLPPASPPDSRDRSGINAKSLVPPLTTAASPASPAGLPHHSRDRLGPPVLSHRIALRSSASPPDLRHQSEEVRCLSLHRPQCHLPILSAPRTRVPMISPGITPRPLLLPWDCPEAASRPRYTTDHWYHPRDHPQTGPPMLPPQ, from the coding sequence ATGCCCCGGGTTCCGTCGCTGCCCCGACACTGGCACCAGCACCGCGATCGCGATCGGCTCCGCCCCGGGACCGCCCTTGGCACCGCCCGGggctcccagcaccagccccggcCCCTCACCGAGGGAGTGCCCCGGAGTCTTCTTCGGGACCACCCGCCGGGAGACCGGGACCGCCTTTGGCACCGCCCGGggctcccagcaccagccccggcCCCTCACCGAGGGGTGCCCGGAGTCTTCTTCGCGACCGCCAGTGGGGAGACCGGGACCGGCTCGGGACCGCCCCCGGGATCGTCCCCAGATCCGCGGCACCGCCTCCGGGATCGCCCCCGAGGCCGCCTCCCCTTCCCCGGTACCACCACGGACCGTCGATACTGCCCCCGGGATCGCCCCGAAATTTTCGGAATCACCCCCAGATTCCTGCGATCTACCCTCGCACCGCCTGCAGGCCTCCTTCCAAATCCCCGGTATCTCCCGGGCCCGGGAGACCCCTCCGGCTCCGCCTCGGAAACGCCCCCAGATCTCCGGGATGCCCCCCCCATCAATTCCACAGCCCGGTTCCACCCTAGAAGCCCGGTACTGCCCCCGGCATCCCCCCCAGATTCCCGGGATCGCTCCGGGATCAACGCCAAATCCCTTGTACCTCCCCTGACCACTGCCGCCTCCCCCGCATCGCCCGCCGGGCTGCCTCACCATTCCCGGGACCGCCTCGGACCACCGGTACTATCCCACAGGATAGCTCTCAGATCCTCGGCATCACCCCCAGATCTCCGGCATCAGTCCGAGGAAGTCCGGTGCCTTTCCCTGCACcgtccccagtgccacctccccaTCCTCAGTGCCCCCCGGACGCGGGTACCAATGATCAGCCCCGGGATCACCCCGAGACCACTGCTACTGCCCTGGGATTGCCCCGAGGCTGCCTCCAGACCCCGGTACACCACGGATCATTGGTACCATCCCCGGGATCACCCCCAGACCGGACCCCCGATGCTCCCTCCCCAGTAG
- the PSRC1 gene encoding proline/serine-rich coiled-coil protein 1 isoform X2, protein MAEDRDVRFVTEESFDFGVLSPSDSQEEEEDEDSPGRGCQHGGSNGRWSPLSGARLEEMVREATRLAAQLEGCHLPPPAPRDPPGPASTPPSTPRSPRRQTFVVKDSPVRALLPTVESQGPAPNPRPPAKPRGASAATSVPKAPPSRNSTAAAKGPLGGRGLPPSRAGPPRPCPPQGQRAGARGRSEPPQGGTAGSYGKGMRTPWPRGLLGHTPTPPLSPGQAKVRGGTVSCPPPTRQPHTRTTTTPVPSGCSPAPTALPKLSPRAPAAGGRTPTPRGAGAARAAPTTGASGCKPGPPPTRLQSSRKTAVSSTPR, encoded by the exons ATGGCCGAGGACCGAG ATGTTCGATTTGTCACCGAGGAGAGCTTCGACTTCGGTGTGCTGTCGCCGTCTGACAG ccaggaggaagaggaggatgaggataGCCCCGGCAGGGGGTGCCAGCACGGGGGCAGCAACGGGCGCTGGAGTCCCCTGAGTGGGGCCCGTCTGGAAGAGATGGTGCGGGAGGCCACGCGCCTGGCAGCACAGTTGGAGGGGTGTCACCTGCCCCCTCCCGCTCCCAGAGACCCCCCCGGACCCGCCTCCACGCCCCCCAGCACaccccgcagcccccgccgccAGACCTTCGTGGTGAAGGACAGCCCGGTGCGGGCACTCCTGCCCACCGTGGAGTCTCAGGGCCCTGCCCCCAACCCCCGCCCCCCTGCCAAGCCCCGGGGGGCCTCTGCTGccaccagtgtccccaag GCACCTCCCAGCCGTAATTCCACAGCAGCGGCAAAGGGACCCTTGGGTGGCAGGGGGCTCCCCCCCAGCCGTGCGGGCCCACCCCGGCCATGCCCTCCCCAGGGGCAGAGGGCTGGTGCCCGGGGCAGGTCAGAGCCCCCCCAGGGGGGAACAGCAGGTAGTTATGGCAAGGGAATGAGGACACCATGGCCACGGGGGCTCCTGGGCCACACCCCAACCCCCCCTCTCTCCCCAGGCCAGGCTAAGGTGAGGGGGGGCACAGTTTCCTGCCCCCCCCCAACCCGCCAGCCCCACACCAGGACCACCACCACCCCTGTGCCCTCCGGCTGTTCCCCGGCACCCACTGCCCTCCCCAAGTTGTCCCCTCGGGCTCCAGCAGCGGGTGGGAGGACCCCCACCCCCAGAG GTGCAGGGGCAGCACGGGCAGCCCCCACAACTGGTGCCTCGGGGTGCAAACCAGGACCCCCTCCCACCCGCCTGCAGTCCTCCCGCAAGACGGCGGTGAGCAGCACCCCGAGGTga
- the CPNE5 gene encoding copine-5, giving the protein MAGLGASEPGTGSSPVPATRVELTVSCRQLLDRDTFSKSDPICVLYTQRPGSHQWREFGRTEVIDNSLNPDFLHKFVLDYCFEERQNLRFDLYDVDSKSPDLSKHDFLGQAFCTLGEIVGSAGSRLEKPLTMGTATMHPRGRRPAPAASHGGIPGKKCGTIILLAEELGNCRDVATLQFCANKLDKKDFFGKSDPFMVFYRSNEDGTFTICHKTEVVRNTLNPVWAAFAIPVRALCNGDHDRAIKVEVYDWDRDGSHDFIGEFTTSYRELSRGQSRFNVYEVVNPRKKMKKKKYLNSGTVTLLSFTVEAEHTFLDYIRGGTQLNFTVAIDFTASNGNPSQPTSLHYLSPFQLNAYSLALRAVGDIIQDYDSDKMFPALGFGAKVPPDGHVSHEFPLNGDASNPACHGIAGVLEAYQRSLRHVQLYGPTNFAPVVNHVARSAATVLDGSQYFVLLIITDGVISDMAQTKEAIVNAAKLPMSIIIVGVGQAEFDAMVELDGDDIRISSRGKVAERDIVQFVPFRDYMTGGPGAGLSMAGLAREVLAEIPDQLLSYMKARGIKPHPHPSHVP; this is encoded by the exons ATGGCGGGCCTGGGCGCCTCGGAACCGGGCACCGGATCCAGTCCCGTCCCGGCCACTCGCGTGGAACTCACGGTGTCCTGCAG gcagctcctggacAGGGATACCTTCTCCAAGTCGGACCCAA TCTGTGTGCTGTACACGCAGCGCCCTGGCAGCCACCAATGGCGGGAG TTTGGCCGGACCGAGGTCATCGACAATTCCCTGAATCCTGACTTCCTGCACAAGTTTGTCCTCGATTATTGCTTTGAGGAGCGGCAGAATCTGCGCTTTGACCT GTATGATGTGGACTCCAAGAGCCCTGACCTCTCCAAGCAT GATTTCCTGGGCCAGGCATTCTGCACTCTGGGGGAGATCGTGGGCTCAGCCGGCAGCCGCCTGGAGAAGCCCCTGAC gatgGGAACAGCCACCATGCATCCCCGGGGCAGAAGAcctgccccagctgcctccCATGG TGGCATTCCGGGAAAGAAGTGTGGCACCATCATACTCCTCGCTGAAGAGTTGGGAAACTGCCGG GACGTGGCCACACTCCAATTCTGTGCCAACAAACTGGATAAGAAGGATTTCTTCGGAAAATCTGACCCCTTCATGGTCTTCTACCGCAGCAACGAAGACGGAAC TTTCACCATCTGCCACAAGACAGAAGTGGTGCGGAACACACTGAACCCCGTCTGGGCAGCCTTTGCCATTCCTGTGCGTGCCCTCTGCAATGGGGACCATGACCG AGCCATCAAGGTGGAGGTATATGACTGGGACCGTGATGGCAG CCACGACTTCATCGGGGAGTTCACCACCAGTTATCGGGAGCTGTCACGAGGCCAGAGCCGCTTCAACGTGTATGAG GTGGTGAACCCCcggaagaagatgaagaagaagaagtacCTGAACTCTGGGACA gtgacactgctgtCCTTCACTGTGGAGGCTGAGCACACCTTCCTGGACTACATCAGGGGCGG GACCCAACTCAACTTCACAGTGGCCATAGACTTCACGGCATCCAATG GGAACCCCTCACAGCCCACGTCCCTGCACTACCTGAGCCCCTTCCAGCTGAATGCCTACAGCCTGgcactgagggctgtgggggACATCATCCAAGACTACGACAGTGACAAAATGTTCCCAGCCCTTGGCTTTGGTGCCAAGGTCCCCCCGGATGGGCACGTGTCCCACGAGTTCCCACTG AATGGGGATGCATCAAACCCGGCATGTCATGGCATTGCGGGGGTGCTGGAGGCGTATCAGCGCAGCCTGCGCCATGTCCAGCTCTACGGCCCCACCAACTTTGCCCCTGTCGTCAACCATGTTGCCCG CTCGGCAGCCACGGTGCTGGACGGATCCCAGTACTTTGTCCTCCTCATCATCACTGATGGTGTCATCTCTGACATGGCCCAGACCAAGGAGGCCATTGTCAAT GCTGCCAAATTGCCCATGTCCATTATCATCGTGGGGGTTGGCCAGGCCGAGTTTGATG CCATGGTGGAGCTAGATGGGGATGACATCCGCATCTCTTCCCGTGGCAAAGTGGCTGAGCGTGATATTGTCCAG tTTGTTCCATTTCGTGACTACATGACGGGGGGTCCTGGTGCGGGGCTgagcatggcagggctggcacgaGAAGTCCTCGCTGAGATTCCCGACCAGCTCCTCTCTTACATGAAGGCACGGGGCATAAAACCACACCCCCATCCCTCCCATGTCCCCTGA
- the PPIL1 gene encoding peptidyl-prolyl cis-trans isomerase-like 1 has protein sequence MAAVPPDSWQPPTVSMETTMGPLVLELYWQHAPRTCKNFAELSRRGYYNGTKFHRIIKDFMVQGGDPTGTGRGGASIYGKQFEDELHPDLKFTGAGILAMANAGPDTNGSQFFLTLGPAQWLDGKHSIFGRVCQGMGVLGRLAMVETNSQDRPLDDVKVIKAYPSG, from the exons ATGGCCGCCGTCCCGCCCGACTCCTGGCAGCCGCCCACCGTTTCCATGGAGACCAC GATGGGCCCACTTGTGCTGGAACTGTACTGGCAACACGCCCCCCGCACCTGCAAGAACTTTGCTGAGCTGAGCCGCCGCGGGTACTACAACGGCACCAAGTTCCATCGCATCATCAAGGACTTCATGGTGCAGGGAGGGGACCCCACGGGTACTG GCCGTGGTGGTGCCTCCATCTACGGGAAACAGTTCGAGGATGAGCTGCACCCGGACCTGAAGTTCACTG GCGCCGGGATCCTGGCAATGGCCAATGCAGGGCCGGACACCAATGGAAGCCAATTTTTCCTGACACTGGGCCCAGCACAGTGGCTGGATGGGAAGCACAGCATTTTTGGGAGGGTGTGCCAAGGAATGGGGGTGCTGGGGCGCCTAGCCATGGTGGAGACTAACTCCCAGGACCGACCCCTCGATGATGTAAAGGTCATCAAGGCGTATCCCTCGGGATAG
- the PSRC1 gene encoding proline/serine-rich coiled-coil protein 1 isoform X1 yields the protein MSPVFPPWRGGPGLTPSVPLDVRFVTEESFDFGVLSPSDSQEEEEDEDSPGRGCQHGGSNGRWSPLSGARLEEMVREATRLAAQLEGCHLPPPAPRDPPGPASTPPSTPRSPRRQTFVVKDSPVRALLPTVESQGPAPNPRPPAKPRGASAATSVPKAPPSRNSTAAAKGPLGGRGLPPSRAGPPRPCPPQGQRAGARGRSEPPQGGTAGSYGKGMRTPWPRGLLGHTPTPPLSPGQAKVRGGTVSCPPPTRQPHTRTTTTPVPSGCSPAPTALPKLSPRAPAAGGRTPTPRGAGAARAAPTTGASGCKPGPPPTRLQSSRKTAVSSTPR from the exons ATGTCCCCCGTGTTTCCCCCCTGGCGCGGGGGGCCGGGCCtcacccccagtgtccccctaGATGTTCGATTTGTCACCGAGGAGAGCTTCGACTTCGGTGTGCTGTCGCCGTCTGACAG ccaggaggaagaggaggatgaggataGCCCCGGCAGGGGGTGCCAGCACGGGGGCAGCAACGGGCGCTGGAGTCCCCTGAGTGGGGCCCGTCTGGAAGAGATGGTGCGGGAGGCCACGCGCCTGGCAGCACAGTTGGAGGGGTGTCACCTGCCCCCTCCCGCTCCCAGAGACCCCCCCGGACCCGCCTCCACGCCCCCCAGCACaccccgcagcccccgccgccAGACCTTCGTGGTGAAGGACAGCCCGGTGCGGGCACTCCTGCCCACCGTGGAGTCTCAGGGCCCTGCCCCCAACCCCCGCCCCCCTGCCAAGCCCCGGGGGGCCTCTGCTGccaccagtgtccccaag GCACCTCCCAGCCGTAATTCCACAGCAGCGGCAAAGGGACCCTTGGGTGGCAGGGGGCTCCCCCCCAGCCGTGCGGGCCCACCCCGGCCATGCCCTCCCCAGGGGCAGAGGGCTGGTGCCCGGGGCAGGTCAGAGCCCCCCCAGGGGGGAACAGCAGGTAGTTATGGCAAGGGAATGAGGACACCATGGCCACGGGGGCTCCTGGGCCACACCCCAACCCCCCCTCTCTCCCCAGGCCAGGCTAAGGTGAGGGGGGGCACAGTTTCCTGCCCCCCCCCAACCCGCCAGCCCCACACCAGGACCACCACCACCCCTGTGCCCTCCGGCTGTTCCCCGGCACCCACTGCCCTCCCCAAGTTGTCCCCTCGGGCTCCAGCAGCGGGTGGGAGGACCCCCACCCCCAGAG GTGCAGGGGCAGCACGGGCAGCCCCCACAACTGGTGCCTCGGGGTGCAAACCAGGACCCCCTCCCACCCGCCTGCAGTCCTCCCGCAAGACGGCGGTGAGCAGCACCCCGAGGTga